The nucleotide sequence AGCCAGGTAACGGGTTATCCGGTGTATCATACGTTATAATAGTGCGAGGCCATTTGTAGGCGTATCTTATGGAATTGTAAAAAACTTTAACAAACAAATTTAGGGCTTCGCCCCCCCTGGAGGCGGGCTGTCCGTGCCGGTGTCTGCCGCCACCATGCTGTTGAGAGCGGCAAGATAAGCCGTCCTGGCCGCTTCATAAGTTTCCGGCCCGCTGATGGCGATTTCCAAAGTTTCGGCGCCTATCCCGCGGTACCCGTTGCGGATATCCTCCAGATGGGAACGTATTTTCGATGAAAACGTCTGTTTTGCATCATTGATGACATCCGGCACCGGCGTTCCTCCCAGGGAGTACGCGACCCAAAACACGTAGGCTGTAACACCCCTTGTGGAGAACTTTGCCGGTTGCACGTTGAATTCAAATCCATTTACTTTTGCGGTAAAAGCGGGGTATTCGTCCTCTTTTTTCATGCCGGCCAGGGGCAGGCAGCTTTCCGGAGTATGCGTGCCCAACGCGACTTTGTTCGAGGCCTTCGGTTTGTATCGAAACCAGAAGGCGGTCCAGTTCCTTTCCCGCGCATCCTGCCATTGTGCGGTCTTATGGAAGTCGCAGAGGAGCATTTGGCGTGTGGTTTCAGACAAAGCGATCTCCCTTGCGGTTTCGGGGAATTGGATTGCCCATGCGGGATACTCGGCCCGCCTGGACTCCTGCCAGCCAAACCAAGCCTGGGTCCCTGTTTCCGCCAGAGTTGTTGCCGCGAAAATGCCCAACGCGAGACGAAGGGCCGTCCGGCTCCCGGCAGACGGACTGTATTGTTCCCGATCCGGCCTGGCAGGCATGGCGTTTCGGTTGGCTTTTTCCCGGAGCAAAAGACTGCTGAGCCAGGCGCTGATCGCCGTGAAGGCCAGGATGGAAAATCCCGCTGTATCGTGCCAATGAGCCAGGGCTTGCTCTCCCTTGACATAGGCAAGCAGGGAAAGGAAGAGCGTGCGTCCATAATTTCCAAGCAACGCGAACGCCATGCTGGCGCCAACCAGGGCAAGACGGCGTTTGGGTTTCAGGCGATAAATTTCACCCAGCAAAGATCCCAGCATCAGCGATGCCTGGAGGGACAGGATTCCGCTGCACGCTTCCTCGACGAACAGGGTGCAATTCGGGAGCCGGATGATGTTGCCGGCGGATTCGGCCGAAATGCCAAGCAGTTGCATGGAGCCCGCCACCAGCCAGGTGTTGAATTGCATGAGCCCCCGCACCAGCGGCCATTCGATCTGGAAAGGCCAGGGAATGCAGAAAAACAGAAAACAGATGGGGAAGAGAAAATGCCGCAGCCACGGGCGGCCTCCATAAAGCCAGAGCCAGACTAACAGTGCGCTAATATAGAGCGACACGAGTCCCCATAGTCCGGGCCGCCAGCCTGGATCGGTTTCCACCGCCAGCCGAAAGCCGATAAAGATCAGCCCCCAAAGGAAGCAAAGACAGAGCAGAGGCTTAAGCCTGGCGCCGGGCGCGCCCGGCTCGGGAAGAGGGCGGGAGGCCCGGCGCTCGTAGAGCAAAAAAAGCGCGACGAATGGCACCAGCAAGCCAAAGGAGTAATTCGGATTTGTATCCCACGTGACGGCAAGAGGACGGAGCGCGAGCGTTCCACTAACCAACAACAACACACAACTTGGAAGCAGGGGCGGGAACGCCGGTCTGGATGGCAGGCCGTGTGTGGGGAGGGTGTGGGACATTTGGTGTCTATTGTGTTATTTCGAAGAAGGGAGTGCATCCGCCGCGGCGGATGCTCTTTCGGTCATCTTGCCCGGAAGTCCTGCATCTGCAAGCGCAAGGACAGGTTGGCATGTAAAAATGACAAAGAACCAAGAACCTGAAACCAAGAACGATCTTTCTCCGCGCACTCAGCGCGGTGAATTAAACCAACCCTTGCAGTTTTAAATCCGGGCCGAGCCTTTGAAGGGTGGCGTGTTTGAGCGGCAGGCGGCGCAGGGCGTCGTCATGAGGCAGGTTGCGACCGGCAGATTTTCCAAGAACCAGCGGTGCGTAATACAAAACGACTTCGTTCACCCATCGCTTCCGGGCCAGTTGGCTGTGGATATCTCCCCCTCCTTCCACCAGCAGTTGCACCACGCCGCGTTTTCCAAGGTCTTGCAGGATCTGGGGCCACGACTGGCTGCGATAAAGCAGCGTGCGGATTTTGTGCCTGTCCGAAAACAAATGCAGCGATTTGGGCAGCTTGCCCGAGCGGGTGACGACGACCCGCCACGGCTGTTTCGCGCCGCGAACACCCCGGACGGTGAGGCGCGGATTGTCGGCGCGCGCGGTCTCGGCACCGACGAGAATGGCGTCGCTGAATGAGCGGAGCCGATGCGCATCCTTGCGTGAAGCGGGCGAACTGATCCAGCGGCCTTTGCTTTCCCCCCTAACCTTTGGAAGTGCGAGCTTTCCGTCAAGGGTCAGGGCCGCCTTTGCCAGAACCCAGGGTTTCCCGGTTCTGATCCAGTGATTGAAGGCGCGGTTCAGATGCAGGCATTCTGTTTTTAGAATGCCGTGTTCGACCTGGATGTCCGCCTTGCGCAGGATGCGAAACGCCCGCCCGGCGTGCGCGGGATTCGGATCGGTGGCGCCAACTACGACGCGCTTGAATTTTTCGCGGATCAAGGCTTCGGTGCAGGGCGGGGTGCGTCCGTGCGTGCAGCAGGGTTCCAACGTGACGTACAGCGTTGAGCCTTGGACGCGGTGGCCGTGGCGCCGGGCATCGCGGATGGCTTCGATTTCCGCGTGAGCTTTCCCGGCCTGTTTGTGCCAGCCCTGGCCCAGCAGCTTCCCATTTTTGACAATGACCGCGCCGACACAGGGGTTCGGGCTCGTCCGGCCCAGACCCTTGCGCGCCAGATCCAGCGCGAGGCGCATCCATTTTTCGTCAGGATTCATCTTCGGATATCAAAGCTAGAGTTTGGCCGCGAAAAGGCGCAAAACACGCAAAAATTGAACAGAAGGCTTTTCACAAAGAGATCACGGAGTTTGTTTGAGGTTTTAAACCCCTTCTGAACCTCTGCGTTCTCTGTGTGAAAATGTGCTCCTTTCTTCTGGTGACGAGCCATCAGTATCGTTATACAAGCACAAAGGAACCGCACCATGACAATCTCCAAATCGAAGATCAAACGCCTCTCACCCGCCGAAGCCAAACGCCAGCAGCGTACAGCCCTCCTGCTTGATGTCCGCACGCCTGCGGAATTCGAGGAGGTTCATATTCCCGGATCGGTTTTGCACCCGCTCGGCAATCTCAACCCGGACGAGGTAAAAAAACTCGCCGCGGGCAAGAAGGCCTGCATCGTGATTTGCAAGTCCGGCATGCGATCGGGCCAGGCGGCCGAGAAATTGAAAAAGAGCGCCTTGCGCGGCTTGATGGTGCTTGAAGGCGGAGTGACCGCATGGGAAGCGGCCGGCCTGCCGCTGAATCGCGGACGGAAAACCATCTCGCTCGAACGCCAGGTGCGCATCGCGGCGGGGGCCTTGGTGCTCGCGGGCGCATTGCTCGGTTATTTCGTGAATCCGCTCTGGATCGCGCTTCCCGGTTTTGTCGGCGCGGGCCTCATTTTTGCGGGCATCACCGATACCTGCGGGATGGGAATGCTCCTCGCGCGGATGCCGTGGAATAACGGCTGCTGTTGCCGATGAAGCATTTTATCCTGGATATCCGTTTCGCGCCGCCAAGTGGTTGCTTGTTTTAACTAAAGAATGCGTTTTTGGTTTTGTTTTGCGTCCATGGCGTGCTTTGCGCGAGGAATGCGCTATTCATGATGTGGGCTGGGCAAAAAAGCGCGACACGTAAGCCTTCGGGTCAAATTCCCGGAAATCATCCAGGCCTTCGCCGGACCCGATAAAAACCGGGTCGATCTTGTGCTCGGCCTTGATGGCGGCAATGGCCCCGCCCTTGGATGAGCTGTCGAGCTTGGTCACGATCAATCCGGTCAAATTCAGGAAGCTGTGAAACTGCCGGGCCTGTTCGACGGCGTTGTTGCCATTGGTTCCGTCCAGGACGAGCAGGATCTCATGCGGGGCGTCCGGGATCAGTTTTTGGATGACGCGTTTCACCTTTTCCAGTTCACGCATCAGGTTTTCCTTGTTATGCAACCGGCCCGCGGTGTCGATCAGAACCAGATCGGCGTTTTCGCGCTTGGCATTTTCCAGCCCCTGATACGCCGCCGCCGCAGGGTCGCCGTTTTCCTTCCCGGCGAAAAATCCAGAACCGGTGCGGTCGGCCCAAACCTTCAGTTGATCGATGGCAGCGGCGCGGAAAGTGTCGGCGGCGATGAGGTGAACCTTCTTTCCAGTCTTTTGGTAGTGATGGGCCAGCTTGGCGATCGAGGTGGTTTTGCCGGTCCCGTTCACGCCGACAATCAGCCACACGGACATCTTGCCGGGCTGGACGAAGAGTTGGCGGGGAGGTGTTGGCCAAAGGCCCAAAATGGACTGCGCGGCGGCTTCGGAAACGGTTTCGCGGGAAAGCGGGCTTTCTTTCAGGCTTTTTAAAATGGAGTGGGTGAGAGGCAGACCGAGGTCGGATTGAATGAGGACCGCTTCAAGGTCGTCCCACTCGATTTTTCCGCCCTTGGCCTGGGCGATCCATTTTTTAAAAACGCTGAGCATCTCGTTAGTTTTAAGTCTTAAGTTTGTAAGTTTTAAGCGAAGTCACGAAGATTTTATCCGCAGATTAAAAGGATTCACACAGATTCAAATTTTTAAGGTTTATTCCGTGTTCTCTGTGGCTTTGTGAGAATTTTTCTTTCGCGCCTAGCGTCTCGCGCCCCGCTGCTCGCGACGTATGGCGGAGTTTGCGTTAATGATTTGCGTCGGCCCGCGGGCCGGGCGGTCCAGATCCTTGCAGGCCCGGTCGAGAATGCCGTTCACGAAACGCCCGGATTCATCGGTGCTGATCTGTTTGGCGATTTCAATGGCTTCGTTGATGGAAACCACCGGCGGGACTTCGGGGCAGTGATGCATTTCGTACAGGGCCAGCCGCAGAATGCTCCGGTCCACGGCCGCCATTCGGTTTAAATTCCAGTTTTGCGCGTATTTTTTGATCAACTCATCGAGTTGCTCATAATGTTCCAGCACGCCGCGGATGGAGGGCAGGGCGAGCTTTTGCAACGCAGGCGCGGCTTCGGTCAGCTCCCAGAAATCGGACAGGCTTTGTTCCAAGTCCTGTTGGGCCCCGACTTCACGCTGGTATAAAAATTGCACGGTCAGGAGCCGTGCGTCGCGACGTTTGCCCATAGGAAAGTGTTAAGTGTTAAGTTTTAAGCAAGACAACGCGGCACGGGCGGCTTCTGTGCCGCGATTCAGTTTTTTGCCAAAGCAGCGTTCGCGCGCCTGTTTTTCGTTTTGCACACTAAGAACCTGGTGGATGACGGGCTTTTCAAATTCCAGCGAGAGATTCATCAGGGCGCGGGACACTTCCTGGCCGATCAGTCCCGCATGGGCTGTTTTGCCCTGCCAGATCAGGCCCAGTGCGATCACCGCGCTGATTTTTTTGTTTTTCAACAGGCTTTTGGCGGCCAGGGGGATTTCAAATGATCCCGGAACGCGCAGCACGGTGATGGAACAGCCCTTCAGTCCGTTGATGCAGTTTTGCAGCAAGGCGTCCACGAATTCGCCGTTGAAGCGGCTGGCGACGATCCCGATATGCAAATTCTTTTTCATTGGGCGTTTCCAAAAAGCCATTTACAGGGAATGCCCCAGTTTCAGCTTCTTGGCCCGGAGATATTTTTTGTTGTGTTTGTTTGCCTTGACCCGGATCGGCACCCGGTCCACCAGCTCGAGCCCGTAACCGGAGAGGCCGACGACCTTTTTGGGGTTGTTGGTCAGGATGCGCATTTTGCGGACGCCGAGGTCGTAAAGAATCTGGGCGCCGAGGCCGTATTCGCGGAGGTCGGGGCCGAAGCCTAACTTCACATTGGCTTCAACTGTGTCGTAACCCTGTTCCTGCAGTTTGTAGGCGTGGATCTTGGCAGGCAGGCCGATGCCCCGGCCTTCCTGGCGCATGTACACAAGCACGCCGCTTCCCGCCCGCGAAATCAAAGTCAGGGCATCGTGAAGCTGGTTGCCGCAGTCACAGCGGCGGGAGCCAAAGACATCGCCCGTCAGACACTCGCTGTGGACGCGCACCAGCGTGGGTTTTTTGGGGTTGATCCTGCCTTTCACCAGCGCGAGATGATGGGAGTTGTCGAGAATGGAGCGATAGAGATGGAGGTTGAATTTTCCGTAGTCGGTCGGCAGCTCGACGATTTCCTCGCAGGTGATAAGCCGTTCCGTGCGGCGGCGATATCCGATCAGGTCCTGGATGGTGGCGATCTTGAATTTGTGTTCGCCCGCCAGTTTCAAAAGCTCGGGCACGCGCGCCATGGTGCCGTCTTCGTTCAGGATCTCGCAGATGACGGCGGAAGGGTCGAGCCCGGCCAGCTTGGCGAGATCCACCGCCGCTTCCGTGTGGCCCGCGCGCTGCAACACGCCGCCGCTCTTGGCCTGCAGGGGAAAAATATGGCCGGGCTGGACGAGGTCCCTGGGCTTGGATTTGGCGCTGGCCAGGATTTTGACGGCAGCCGCGCGGTCGTGGGCGCTGATGCCGGTGGCCACTCCATGGGCCGCATCCACCGAGACGGTGAAATCCGTTTTAAAGGTTTCGCGGTTTTCCAGCACCATGCGCTGGAGGCCGAGTTGGGCGGCGCGCTCATGGGTGATGGGGGCGCAGATCAGTCCGCGCGCGTGCTGGGCCATGAAATTGATGGAAGCGGGAGTGGCCTTTTGCGCGGCCATGATGAGGTCGCCCTCGTTTTCGCGGTCGGCGTCATCGGTCATGATGACCATGCGTCCGTTTCGAATGTCGGCAATGACTTCTTCGATCGGATCGAACTTTGTTTTTGCGCTGGCAGCCTTGCTTTTCATGTCAGAGAACAAATCAGAGAACCGGAAACATTAAACCATGACCTGATTTGAATCCACAGGATTTTTTGAGGGTTTGCTGAGAACTGCGCCGGAACCTATTTGGTGTGTTTGAGCAAGGGATTGCGCCACCTGAGGCCGGGAAAGCGGGCAAAATCTCCATCTGCGGAATAGAGTTCACAGCCATGTTCAATGGCCAAAGCGGCTAAGGCGGCATCGGCAATCAAATTCCCGGTGGCTTGAGTTTCGATTAGGAGACTTGTAAAAATCTGCCGATGAGCCGAAGTGGGTTGAAGCAATTGAACACAGGGTTGGGCCAGCCACGAGTCGATGATTTTCAGCGCATCAGCAAGCGACAAGTAGGCGGGTGACAAGCGGGGGTTGGTTGTAATGCGCAGGAAGGCGTGCAAGGTGGGCCAGGAAAGTGCCAGGGGAGAAATGCCACTCAACTGCAGGTCCCACCAAGTGCGGGATTTTTCATGATAGGGCGACTGCGAATCCACTGCATAAATCAGCAGGTTGGCATCGACGAGAATCACTTGTAGTCATCTCCTTCGGCGGCAGCGATCCAGTCAGCGACGCTATGGCCCTGGAGTTTGAATCCAAAAGCATGTGACTTTGTTTTATACGGTTTGGCTTGGATGGGTTGGGCCAGTTTTTCCAGGCCGATGCGGAGGGCTTCATTGACCACCGTTTTGGTGGGCTTTTTCAGCTTGGCGGTGCAGTTGGACAACTTGGCCGCCACGTCGGGCTCCAACGTCAAGGTGGTTCTCATGAAGACATCATGATGCTTTTATAATAAACGTCAAGATGTCTATATTAATCATGACCTCTTGCAGATAAAACGTCTTCCTGAAACTGCTGTTCGCCTCGCATGACATACACGATGTAAACCGTGTTGTGTGATCAAGACAGGTTCCTGATCGTTTGAAAGCCGGGAGATCACATCGGTGGCCTTCCGTTTGAGGGTAGTCACCAGTTCGGTTCGCATGATGTGATACTAAAGTGGCACTGTGGGCAGGCCAAGCGTTTTGTATCCCCTCTATAAAGAGGGGCGGAAAGGTCGCCGCAGTGACCGCTTCGGGGTGTGTTTCTTCTGGATTGCCGCGTCGTCAGGCAGGGCCGAATGTGGCGATCCATGTTTTGGGCTGAGACAAGGTCGTCTCTCCATCTCGTTAAAGCAGCGTTTTGACTTTTGCCAGCGCTGCAGAAATGTTTTCCGGCTGGGTGCCGCCGCCCTGGGCCAGGTCCGGTTTGCCGCCGCCCTTGCCGCCGACCAGCGGAGCGATTTCCTTGATGATGTTGCCCGCCTGGATTTTTGAAACCAGATCGGGCGAAACCGAGGCGATGAGCCCCACGCGCCCGCCGCTGTGGAAGGCCAGCACGGCCACGCCTTTCCAGGATTTTTTCAACTCGCCGACAGCCAGCGGCAAAATCGCGGCGTCGGCTTCGCCGATGTCATGGGTGAGCAGGGAAATCCCGTTGATGGTTTCAGCCTTTGCAATCCATGCGGGAACCTCGGAAGAAAGCCGGCGTTGCAATCCCGCCTGCTTGTCCTTGGCCTGTTCCTTCTCGAACTCGCGAATTTCGGATTTGAGATTTTCGACGGCCGACTGGTTGTTAAGAAAATTTTTCCAGGATTCGATTGGATCTGAAGCCAAGCCAGCGAGTTTCAGGGTTTTGCCGGATTTTTGCAGAAGCGCGGCGAGTTCTTCGCTTTGTTTTGCAAAGGCAGGCTCCAGATAGTTGTGAATC is from Candidatus Methylacidiphilales bacterium and encodes:
- a CDS encoding PIN domain-containing protein — its product is MILVDANLLIYAVDSQSPYHEKSRTWWDLQLSGISPLALSWPTLHAFLRITTNPRLSPAYLSLADALKIIDSWLAQPCVQLLQPTSAHRQIFTSLLIETQATGNLIADAALAALAIEHGCELYSADGDFARFPGLRWRNPLLKHTK
- a CDS encoding rhodanese-like domain-containing protein translates to MTISKSKIKRLSPAEAKRQQRTALLLDVRTPAEFEEVHIPGSVLHPLGNLNPDEVKKLAAGKKACIVICKSGMRSGQAAEKLKKSALRGLMVLEGGVTAWEAAGLPLNRGRKTISLERQVRIAAGALVLAGALLGYFVNPLWIALPGFVGAGLIFAGITDTCGMGMLLARMPWNNGCCCR
- a CDS encoding bifunctional 3,4-dihydroxy-2-butanone-4-phosphate synthase/GTP cyclohydrolase II: MKSKAASAKTKFDPIEEVIADIRNGRMVIMTDDADRENEGDLIMAAQKATPASINFMAQHARGLICAPITHERAAQLGLQRMVLENRETFKTDFTVSVDAAHGVATGISAHDRAAAVKILASAKSKPRDLVQPGHIFPLQAKSGGVLQRAGHTEAAVDLAKLAGLDPSAVICEILNEDGTMARVPELLKLAGEHKFKIATIQDLIGYRRRTERLITCEEIVELPTDYGKFNLHLYRSILDNSHHLALVKGRINPKKPTLVRVHSECLTGDVFGSRRCDCGNQLHDALTLISRAGSGVLVYMRQEGRGIGLPAKIHAYKLQEQGYDTVEANVKLGFGPDLREYGLGAQILYDLGVRKMRILTNNPKKVVGLSGYGLELVDRVPIRVKANKHNKKYLRAKKLKLGHSL
- the ribD gene encoding bifunctional diaminohydroxyphosphoribosylaminopyrimidine deaminase/5-amino-6-(5-phosphoribosylamino)uracil reductase RibD; the protein is MNPDEKWMRLALDLARKGLGRTSPNPCVGAVIVKNGKLLGQGWHKQAGKAHAEIEAIRDARRHGHRVQGSTLYVTLEPCCTHGRTPPCTEALIREKFKRVVVGATDPNPAHAGRAFRILRKADIQVEHGILKTECLHLNRAFNHWIRTGKPWVLAKAALTLDGKLALPKVRGESKGRWISSPASRKDAHRLRSFSDAILVGAETARADNPRLTVRGVRGAKQPWRVVVTRSGKLPKSLHLFSDRHKIRTLLYRSQSWPQILQDLGKRGVVQLLVEGGGDIHSQLARKRWVNEVVLYYAPLVLGKSAGRNLPHDDALRRLPLKHATLQRLGPDLKLQGLV
- the ribH gene encoding 6,7-dimethyl-8-ribityllumazine synthase, with amino-acid sequence MKKNLHIGIVASRFNGEFVDALLQNCINGLKGCSITVLRVPGSFEIPLAAKSLLKNKKISAVIALGLIWQGKTAHAGLIGQEVSRALMNLSLEFEKPVIHQVLSVQNEKQARERCFGKKLNRGTEAARAALSCLKLNT
- the nusB gene encoding transcription antitermination factor NusB, which translates into the protein MGKRRDARLLTVQFLYQREVGAQQDLEQSLSDFWELTEAAPALQKLALPSIRGVLEHYEQLDELIKKYAQNWNLNRMAAVDRSILRLALYEMHHCPEVPPVVSINEAIEIAKQISTDESGRFVNGILDRACKDLDRPARGPTQIINANSAIRREQRGARR
- a CDS encoding exosortase/archaeosortase family protein, with translation MSHTLPTHGLPSRPAFPPLLPSCVLLLVSGTLALRPLAVTWDTNPNYSFGLLVPFVALFLLYERRASRPLPEPGAPGARLKPLLCLCFLWGLIFIGFRLAVETDPGWRPGLWGLVSLYISALLVWLWLYGGRPWLRHFLFPICFLFFCIPWPFQIEWPLVRGLMQFNTWLVAGSMQLLGISAESAGNIIRLPNCTLFVEEACSGILSLQASLMLGSLLGEIYRLKPKRRLALVGASMAFALLGNYGRTLFLSLLAYVKGEQALAHWHDTAGFSILAFTAISAWLSSLLLREKANRNAMPARPDREQYSPSAGSRTALRLALGIFAATTLAETGTQAWFGWQESRRAEYPAWAIQFPETAREIALSETTRQMLLCDFHKTAQWQDARERNWTAFWFRYKPKASNKVALGTHTPESCLPLAGMKKEDEYPAFTAKVNGFEFNVQPAKFSTRGVTAYVFWVAYSLGGTPVPDVINDAKQTFSSKIRSHLEDIRNGYRGIGAETLEIAISGPETYEAARTAYLAALNSMVAADTGTDSPPPGGAKP
- the ftsY gene encoding signal recognition particle-docking protein FtsY, which encodes MLSVFKKWIAQAKGGKIEWDDLEAVLIQSDLGLPLTHSILKSLKESPLSRETVSEAAAQSILGLWPTPPRQLFVQPGKMSVWLIVGVNGTGKTTSIAKLAHHYQKTGKKVHLIAADTFRAAAIDQLKVWADRTGSGFFAGKENGDPAAAAYQGLENAKRENADLVLIDTAGRLHNKENLMRELEKVKRVIQKLIPDAPHEILLVLDGTNGNNAVEQARQFHSFLNLTGLIVTKLDSSSKGGAIAAIKAEHKIDPVFIGSGEGLDDFREFDPKAYVSRFFAQPTS